The proteins below come from a single Salvelinus fontinalis isolate EN_2023a chromosome 1, ASM2944872v1, whole genome shotgun sequence genomic window:
- the LOC129853384 gene encoding serum amyloid P-component-like gives MERLFLVHVLFTMCWAVPQDLSGKMFTFPKESDSDHVGLMPTGENYTSVTVCLRYFTDVKRAFSIFSMATPTSTNDFLLFKESNGDMELHVRYEGSAFTGLPDEQNMWMSLCGSWDSVTGLSQVWINGKPSARKMGYTAGSVLDGKPIIILGQEQDSYGGNFDKGQAFIGQLTDVHMWNYVLSPCEIQRFTSDLNFTPGNVLNWRSLEYTIDGHVVLENKQTPCQE, from the exons ATGGAGAGACTCTTTCTTGTGCATGTTCTGTTTACAATGTGCTGGGCTGTGCCTCAAG aCCTCTCAGGTAAAATGTTCACATTTCCAAAGGAGTCCGACTCTGATCATGTGGGGCTAATGCCAACGGGAGAAAACTATACTTCTGTGACAGTATGTCTCAG GTATTTCACAGATGTCAAGAGGGCGTTTTCCATCTTTTCCATGGCAACTCCAACAAGCACCAATGACTTTCTGTTGTTCAAAGAGTCCAATGGTGACATGGAGCTACATGTTAGATATGAGGGAAGTGCATTCACAGGGCTACCAGATGAGCAGAACATGTGGATGTCTCTGTGTGGCAGCTGGGACTCAGTCACCGGACTCAGTCAGGTTTGGATCAATGGGAAGCCAAGTGCAAGGAAGATGGGATACACTGCCGGGAGTGTGCTGGATGGAAAACCCATCATAATCCTAGGTCAGGAGCAGGATTCTTATGGTGGAAATTTTGATAAAGGACAAGCGTTTATTGGTCAACTCACTGATGTGCACATGTGGAATTATGTTCTGTCACCTTGTGAGATCCAGCGCTTCACCAGCGACTTAAATTTCACCCCTGGGAATGTCCTTAACTGGAGGTCCCTTGAGTACACGATTGATGGGCATGTGGTTCTAGAAAACAAGCAAACACCTTGCCAAGAATGA